A portion of the Bacillus thuringiensis genome contains these proteins:
- a CDS encoding DUF420 domain-containing protein, protein MVDQSTNQKSYAPIVITLSVIVNAIILFLFFGPVGYEGEVHFDVTILPMLNAIFNSFTFVFLLAALYSIIKKNVKMHRGFILAAFTTTLLFCVSYLSYHYLAPATHFGGEGFIKYVYFIILITHIILAAIIVPLALFALVFGFTNQLTRHRKIVRWTMPIWLYVSLSGVIVYLMISPYYQ, encoded by the coding sequence TTGGTGGATCAATCAACAAATCAGAAAAGCTATGCTCCTATTGTGATAACGCTTTCTGTAATTGTAAATGCGATTATTTTATTTTTGTTCTTTGGACCTGTTGGCTATGAAGGAGAAGTACATTTTGATGTAACAATTTTACCAATGTTAAATGCGATTTTTAATAGCTTTACGTTCGTATTCTTATTAGCAGCTTTATACTCTATTATTAAAAAGAATGTGAAAATGCACCGTGGTTTTATCCTCGCAGCATTTACAACGACGTTGCTATTTTGTGTTTCTTATTTATCGTATCATTACTTGGCGCCAGCAACACATTTTGGCGGAGAAGGGTTCATTAAATATGTGTACTTCATTATTTTAATTACGCATATTATCCTTGCAGCAATTATTGTACCACTTGCATTGTTTGCACTTGTATTTGGTTTTACAAATCAATTGACACGTCACCGTAAAATTGTACGTTGGACGATGCCGATTTGGTTATATGTAAGTTTATCTGGTGTTATTGTTTACTTAATGATCTCACCTTATTACCAATAA